In a single window of the Pongo abelii isolate AG06213 chromosome 1, NHGRI_mPonAbe1-v2.0_pri, whole genome shotgun sequence genome:
- the LOC100444159 gene encoding LOW QUALITY PROTEIN: olfactory receptor 14I1 (The sequence of the model RefSeq protein was modified relative to this genomic sequence to represent the inferred CDS: substituted 2 bases at 2 genomic stop codons), producing the protein MDNLTKVTEFLLMEFSGIWELQVLHTRLFLLIYLAALVGNLLIIAVITLGXHLHTPMYFFLKNLSVLDLCYISVTVPKSIHNSMTGRSSISYLGCVAQVYFFSAFASAELAFLTVMSYDRYVAICHPLQYRAVMTSGRCYQMAVTTWLSCFSYAVVHTGNMFRKHVCRSNVIHXFFCDIPHVLALVSCEVFFIEFLTLALSSCLVLGCFILMMISYFQIFSTVLRIPSGQSRAKAFSTCSPQLIVIMLFLTTVLFAALGPIAKTLSIQGLVIALTYTVLPPFLNPIIYSLRNKEIKTAMWRLFVKIYFLQK; encoded by the coding sequence ATGGACAATCTCACAAAAGTGACAGAATTCCTGCTGATGGAGTTTTCTGGTATCTGGGAGCTGCAGGTGCTGCACACCAGGCTGTTTCTGCTGATTTATCTGGCAGCGCTGGTGGGGAACCTGCTCATCATTGCGGTCATCACTCTGGGTTAGCATCTTCACAcacccatgtacttcttcctgaAGAACCTCTCCGTTTTGGATCTGTGCTACATCTCAGTCACTGTGCCTAAATCCATCCATAACTCCATGACTGGCAGAAGCTCCATCTCTTATCTTGGCTGTGTGGCTCAAGTCTATTTTTTCTCTGCCTTTGCGTCTGCTGAGCTGGCCTTCCTCACTGTCATGTCTTATGACCGCTATGTTGCCATTTGCCACCCCCTCCAATACAGAGCTGTGATGACATCAGGAAGGTGCTATCAGATGGCAGTCACCACCTGGCTAAGCTGCTTTTCCTACGCAGTCGTCCACACTGGCAACATGTTTCGGAAGCACGTTTGCAGATCCAATGTGATCCACTAGTTCTTCTGTGACATCCCTCACGTGTTGGCCCTGGTTTCCTGTGAGGTTTTCTTTATAGAGTTTTTGACCCTGGCCCTGAGCTCATGCTTGGTTCTGGGATGCTTTATTCTCATGATGATCTCCTATTTCCAAATCTTCTCAACGGTGCTCAGAATCCCTTCAGGACAGAGTCGAGCAAAAGCCTTCTCCACCTGCTCCCCCCAGCTCATTGTCATCATGCTCTTTCTTACCACAGTGCTCTTTGCTGCCTTAGGACCAATTGCAAAAACTCTGTCCATTCAGGGTTTGGTGATTGCTCTGACATACACAGTTTTGCCTCCCTTCCTCAATCCCATCATATATAGTCTTAGGAATAAGGAGATTAAAACAGCCATGTGGAGACTCTTTGTGAAGATATATTTTCTGCAAAAGTAG